The region ATGGTAGCGCCTTGCTGAACCCTGGTTTGTAGATGCGAAGGATCAGGAAGTAGTAATCGTCCGCTTCCTTGCTTATCAATCAGATGGATAGTGCTGGTATCTCCTACGTCAGTATTGCCACTAACGTAAGCGGTGATCTTACCTCTCATATTGCTTAGATCAGTATTGGCTGTAGGATCGGTAAGCTTAATCATCGAATCGCCGTCTTTAACGGTAGGTGGCATAAAGATATTGATATCGTCAAATCCTCCGATATTCTTGGCAGTGATCGAATTAGGAGCTGCCGGATTGGTAGTATCTTTACCCACGTTTAGAGTGCTTCCAGCTCCGCCGGTGATATTTCCGATATTATTGCCGCCGGTTAAATTTACGGTAGAGTTGTTGCCGCCGTCGATATCTAAGCCGTTAAAATCTGTAGGATTAGAAGGATCTTCGTTAACTACGTTTATTACAGGATTTGGGATATTTCCGTATTTATTGATCTCTCCGCCGTCGAATTTGCCGTCATTGGAAATTTTTCTTGAAGTAAGCTTGTTTCCTTGAATCAAGATAGATTGATCGTCGCTGCTCTTAATTAGGCCTTTTAGCATTATATCGTAGGTGGTAGAATTTCTAAGCGTAAACTCACTGGTCGTTTGCTTAGCCTTTTCGGTAAAATTCGTAAAGGTATTGCCAGCATTGCGGATAAGGTGATACTCCTTACCCTCCTCTATATTTAAAGAGCCGTAGGTATCTTTATTTACGTTGTACTCTTCGCCGTTTAACTTAAATTTAGCGTTATTAATGTCTGTATTGGCATTAGTAGTTAAATTTAAAGCAGCCTTATCGATAGCTCCATTAGCAGCTGCGGTAACTCCGTTGAAGTTAAGAGCATTGAAATTCTTAATATCGCCTGCGGTTTTTTGAGTAGAGGCGTTATTTACGTTTAGGGTGTTGTCACTATTATTGCCTCTTGCGTTAGATGCATCGTCAGAGCCATAGAGCTTGCCCGATAATGCGCCTGCATTAAAATTTATAACGTTATTGCTGACTTTACCGCTTGAGCTAGCGTTATTACCTGCGATGACATCGCCAATATTTGTTCCGCCATTGATCTCTACCGTATTGTCGTGGATATCTAAGGTGTCGCCCGTCGCAGTGCTTCCGCCGTAAATTTTCTTACCATTTAGATTGCCCGCATTGGCATCAATGATGACAGTATTGTTTTTATTCCTATCAAGTGAGTGACCGTTATTTGCTGCATTGGTAATTTTATTGAGTTCGGTTTCGCCATAGTCGAATTCTCCATCCCAGTTTCTAGTCTGTGTGCCTTTCGAATATTGTAACTTTTTGAGGCTTGCATCGGTTTTATAGCTTTCTCCTACGAAGCTATATTCGTTTGCGTTCTTGATAGTATAGACTTGATCTTTTTGGATAGTGCGATCAAGCTGATTGATCGTTCCATTTGTTTTATTGATTAGCGTATATTGCGTATTATCGGCTAATTTATCAGAATTTACGCTAATTTTAGTACCGCTTAGATCGGTAGGATTACCATCTGTTAAAGTTAACGCAGTATCGCTGCCTGAAAAACCGTCTGGAACGTTGAAATTTAGCTTACCTGCACCAGATATATTTTTAGCTGTAATTTTACCAGGTACTAGTGGATTGTTGCTATCTTTACCTACGTTTATCGTATCGTCGCTATTGGCTCTTATCTCGCCGATATCATCACCGCTTACTAGATTTATCGTGGCGTTAGGAACGTTATTTGTATCGATATCTAGTCCGCCGAAATTCTGCGGTGCATTTGGATCTTCACCTACGTCAATAGTAGGATCGCCTGCAGGACCGGAGTATTTAGTGATTTCGTCGTTATCAAATGCTCCAGTGATAGTGCGGTCGGTTTTCTTTTTACCTTGGATTACGATGGATTTTCCGTCATCATCTTTCATTAGACCCTTTAAATTCATCGAGTAGGTAGTGGCATTTTTGATCGTAAATACGTTATCAGTGCGCTTAGTCGTTTGCGTTTCGTCAAAGCCCGTAAATCCGTTTTCATTATGGATCAGATAGCGCTTCTCGCCGTCGCCTATCGCGTAAGTATCTACATTATAATCAGTGCCATCTAATTGGAATTTGGCGTTATTAATATCGGTAGTTGAGCCTGCATTTAAATTTAAAGCTGCAGTTGCAGCGTTGCCGTTGGCGCTTGAAATTCCGTCGAAGTTTAATACGTTAAGATTTGCTATATCGCCTGCGGTTTTTTGAGCAGAGGCGTTATATACGTTTAGGCTATTGTTGGTGCCGCTTGTATTAGATAGACCATATATCGTTCCTCCTACGCTTCCGCTATGAAAATTTACGCTGTTGCCGCTACCGCTGCTTGCATCTGCAGCATAGACGTTACCGTCAACTCTAGCTGTGCCTTTTAAATTTACAGTGTTATTGGTTGCAGAGCCGCTAGCTTTTGCACCTTTTACGTCGCCGGTAACTTTACCGCTATCGACGTTTACCGTGTTATTGGTTGCGCTGCCTGCCGTCGCCTCTGCGCCCAGTGCGCTGCCCGCTACCTGTGCGCCTCCCTCTATTGTCACGGTGTTTTGCGAGGTACCGGTGCGACCGTATCCGCCCCAAATGTTCTTTTTAGCTTCGCCGCCGTTTAATTTTACAGTATTTTTATCGGCAGCTTTTTGTGAGCTTAATCCGCCGTAGACTTCATCATTCGCGGTAGTATTCGTTAAATTTACGACATTTTCCTCTGCGTTATTGCTTATGCTATATCCGCCGTAAATTTCTTTCGTCACGGCGCTATCGCTTAAATGTACCTCATTTAATTTAGCGGCTCCGCTTGAAGACTGACCGCCGATAACGGAATTTATTTTTGAGTTATTTTGCGCCGTTACGATATTTTTTGCGGCATCTCCGCTATTAGCTTGGCCGCCACTTACGATGCCGTCCACCTTAGCGCCGTCTAAGGTTATTTTATTATCGTGGGCACTACCGCCGCTCGTATTAACGCCGCCGCCGTTGACTTGATTTTTAGCGTGAGTACGGGTTAAATTTACGGTATTATTAAACGAATTTACGCCTCTTCCGCCAAAAATCGTACCGCCTACTTCGCCGTCTTCTATATCTACGATATTTCTTGAAGCATCGTTAGTAGTGGATGTGCCGCCGTAAATTTCACCGGTTACGACGTTATTTCCTCTAAGTTTGACGTGGTTATCTTCCGCTTTTCCGCCCGTGGCATTGCCGCCGTAAATATTCTCGCCGACTTTGGAGCTAGTCAAAAATACTCTACTGTCGGTTACGGCGCCGTTAGAGCTTTTTCCGCCGATAACGCTCTTTTTAAAAGTCGTGCCGGTTGCGGTTATTTTATTTTCGGAAGCGCCGGTTTTGCCTTCGCCGCCGATTGCTTCCTTACCGATCGTTCCGCCTGTAGCGGTTACATAGGATTTCGTAACGTTTTTAGCATCACTTCGTCCGCCGACGACTCTTCCATTTATCTTAGCGGTTCCGCTAATATCGACGTGGCTTTCGGTAACATCGCCTCCTGCGACATCGCTCCAACCGCCGTAAACGCCGTCGCTAGCTCCTACTTCGCCGCCGCTCATCGTTACGTAGCCGTTTTTTATGCTACCTTTCAAATTCCAGTTACCGTAAACGCCGCCGTCAACTTTACCGCCACTCATAATAACATGGTCGTTTTCGCTCGTATATCCGTCCGCTCTGGAGTAACCTCCATAAACATATGCACGCACATAGCCGCCGCTAATATTCGAGTAGTTATTTTTAGATGTCGTAACCATATACGAGCCTGCCATACCGCCGTCGCTTTCAATACTTCCGTTTCTGAGTATCACGCCGTTGCCTTCGGCAGTAGCTTTTCCCGCGGGATCATGTATACCGGCGTTGTTGCCATTTGCACCAAATACGCCGGCATTGCCTATCATCTTTGCATTCTCATTATCGAACGTAACGGTATTGTCTTTTAAAGTAGCGGCATTGCTGACCGAAGAGATTACGCCGTTAACGGTAGTATTGCCGTTGCCGAGCGTAACGGCGCCGGTTATAGTAACCTTATTACCTTCGGCATTGCCGTTTTCTACCGCAGCACCCGCAATTCTACCAGCGATAGTAGGTGTTCCACTAATATTTACTTCGTTATTATTTGCTTGATGTGTGCCTGTTGCTCTACCACCCATTACCGATGTGCTATTAAAATTTGTAAAATTATTATATTTAACTTGCGTAGAACCGCTGATATTTACGATATTATAGGTAGCATCTCCACTGCTATCTGCTTGACCGTACCACGTACCGTTACCACCAAGCACGACATTATTCACATCTGCGTCAATCAAGTTGACAGTATTATTTTTCGCACCTTTTCCTTCGCCGCCCACAAGTACTGCTACCGTAGCACCACTTTCAACATTAAGCGTATTATTTTCAGCTGCGCTAGTTTGCTTATAATAAAAAGGTGGGGTTGTAGGAGTGCCGTCACCGTTGCCTCCACCGTAAATCGTATAATCCCACATAGGTTGACCGCCGCTATTAACGCCTTTTATCGTTACGATATTATTATCGTTTTGACCGTAAGTGCCTACGGAGCTTTCAAAGCCACCTGAGAAATTTTTACCTGATGAATTGTAAAAGTTACCTGGATGTCCGTTTGTGTCTTTAACGGTTACCTGCCCGTCTTTGGCTAAGACCTGTATAGGCATCAATGCTAGCGTAGCAGCGATGCTCAGCCCTGAGATAATTGGGATTTTGATCTCCTTCATAGTTGTAATCCTTCGTAAAAAATAAAAACTATCCATTATACTATAAAAATACCTATTTACAATAAATTTAATACAATTTCTAATAAAAGGTAGCTTAATGCGAAAAAATCGGTATCGTAATGTAACGTTTTCGATAATAAAGTAAAATTTCAGCTTATTTTTGTTATCGAAGCTTAAACGAAAAATGGTGGTTACAAAATGATGGAATTTTAAAATTCCGACTTTAAAATTTAGCCAGCGGAATTCCCAAGAAGTGACGCTGCGAGAAAAGCGCTAGAATAAAAAGGCAGCAGTTTCTGATAATGAGAAGTAGGGTAGGACATAGATTTTATAAAATTTGGATTTGTAGAATTTAAAGTGAAGTAATATACAAGAGGAATTAAAATTTGAAGTCCAGGCTAGAAGCACATACTTCTGCGGTATGTTGTTAGCAAAGAGATTAAAATTTTAAAGCAGTCCCAGACGAGGCGATAAAAACGATAAAGTAGCGGCGTGGAGGGTTAAATTTTAAAAATTCCAAGTGAAAACAAAAGCAAAATTCTAAGAATTTCAAGCGAAAAATCTGGGCTTTTAGCGGTGTTTTGAAATAGCAAAGGGCTTTCAGAGATGCTTGAAATAACAGAGGGCTTTCGGCAGCATTTTAATGCTCGCCAAAAGCCCATTTTTATAGTTTATGTATCTCTTACGCTCGAAAGCTCGAAATCTCGCTTGTCAAAAAGTCCAAAACCTCAAAAGATCTGCTGGCTTACTCGCAAGCTCCGCTAATGCTTTGAGCTGGGCTTGCCGCGGTTAAATTTTAACGCTTACGTGTTTCTCGCAGATAAGCTTGGTAGACCAAGCTTTAGCGGATTACAAGACCTTGCGGAATTCCGCGTCTGATAACCCAAACTAGGGTTTTCTTGCCCTTGTAATCTTTGATATATCGATCGAAATCGTCCGAGCTTTTGACATCGTTTTGACCGACTTGGATGATCACGTCGCCTACCTCAAAGCCGTAATCATCGGCTTTTGAGCCATCTTTTACGTTTAAGACGAGGGCGCCCGAGACATCGTCGTCGAGGTTATATTTGCGGCGTAAGCTATCATTTAACGTCCTTAGCTTTAGCCCCTCTATTGCGCTTTTTGAGTCCTCGCCGGCTGAGCTTAAGGTGGTGGAGTCGGATTTCATCGCGTCTAGCTTGATAGTGGTGCTCTTGCTTTTGCCGTCGCGTTCAAATTCTACATCCACTGAGCTTCCTGGAGCCATTGAGCCGATTAAATTTTTTAGCTCGTTGGCGTTTTTGATAGATTTGCCGTTTATTTTGGTAATCAAATCGCCGCGCTTGATGCCTGCTTTATCGGCAGGCATGTCTTTTTCGACACTTGAGATTAGCGCGCCCTCTTTGCTTTCATAGAGCTCTTTTTGATCTTTAGACATATCTGAGATCGTAACGCCTATAAAGCCACGCTCGATCTTGCCGTTTGTGATGAGCTTTTCTGCGATCTCTTTTACCATATTTGAAGGGATCGCGAAGCCTACGCCGTTATTTCCGCCGCCGCGACTTAAAATAGCGGAATTTATCCCTAAAAGCGCACCGCGGCTATCCACTAACGCACCGCCTGAGTTACCAGGATTGATCGAAGCGTCGGTTTGGATGAAATTTTCGTATTGATTTAGCCCGATATTGTTTTTATTTAGCGCCGAGATTATACCTTGAGTGATGGTGCCGCCCACCCCGAAAGGATTTCCGATAGCAAATAC is a window of uncultured Campylobacter sp. DNA encoding:
- a CDS encoding Do family serine endopeptidase, with protein sequence MKKSIIISIALAGALFGASIDIKEAPSNYERVNPGFNQDVVLSYHSSLADVKKSVVNIATKTKIKAGNSPMSQMFDDPFFKQFFDFDIPQQQEREGSSLGSGVIISEDGYIVTNNHVIENADEIVVTLLEGDKEYKAKVIGTDPKTDLAIIKIDEKNLSAVKFADSSKAMEGDIVFAIGNPFGVGGTITQGIISALNKNNIGLNQYENFIQTDASINPGNSGGALVDSRGALLGINSAILSRGGGNNGVGFAIPSNMVKEIAEKLITNGKIERGFIGVTISDMSKDQKELYESKEGALISSVEKDMPADKAGIKRGDLITKINGKSIKNANELKNLIGSMAPGSSVDVEFERDGKSKSTTIKLDAMKSDSTTLSSAGEDSKSAIEGLKLRTLNDSLRRKYNLDDDVSGALVLNVKDGSKADDYGFEVGDVIIQVGQNDVKSSDDFDRYIKDYKGKKTLVWVIRRGIPQGLVIR